From the Oryza glaberrima chromosome 5, OglaRS2, whole genome shotgun sequence genome, one window contains:
- the LOC127772531 gene encoding E3 ubiquitin-protein ligase KEG, producing MRVPCCSLCHVRYDEEERAPLLLHCGHGFCRACLARMLANAAGAVLACPRCRHPTAVGNSVSALRKNFPILSLLSSSPSSPSFLHSDSGGSSSDGSDDDDDDFFGRPSRRSSAAGAGAGAAAPSLQPAGCASFDLASHPDLKLARRIGSGPPGPAGQEVWSGTLSRGGGGGGAKRCKHPVAVKRVPVTAGDVLEGVQEEVERLRRAATWCRNVTTFHGAVRVGGHLCFVMDRYAGSVQTEMRQNGGRLTLEQILRYGADIARGVAELHAAGIVCMSIKPSNILLDTNGHAVVSDYGLSAILKNLTSRRVSDDSNMVGLDATLLSPNYTAPEAWVPLKKSMNLFWDSANGILPESDAWSFGCTLVEMCTGAVPWAGLSAEEICKSVVKERKPPPQYSRVVGVGLPGELWKMIGDCLQFKPSRRPSFQDMLKTFLRHLLDIPRSPPASPENDFTNASMPNGTDVPPASVLDMVQDNPNALHHLVCEGDAAGVRNLLAEAASDGNGRLIRSLLEAQNADGYTALHLACRRGSAEIVEAIVAYQENVDLLDKNENPPIIFAMAAGSPQCVRALVRRSSDVNSRLREGLGPTLAHVCAHHGQPECMRELLMAGADPNAVDGEGESILHIAVAKRYTDCAIVLLENGGCRSMGIPNSVNKTPLHLCIETWNADVVKRWVEVASEEEIAEAIDVPSPVGTALCMAAALKKEHEKEGRELVRVLLSAGADPTAQDDPHCRTALHTAAMINDAELVKIILEAGVDVNIRNAQNTTPLLVALNRGANSCVGLLLAAGANCNLQDDDGDNAFHIAADAAKMIRENLSWIVQMLQQPSPAVDVRNHRGWTLRDFLERLPREWISEELMETLEEKGVHLTPTIYEFADWVKFRRTVTEPAFGWQGAGPRSIGFVQSVVDHDHLVVSFCSGEARVLTSEVIKVIPLNRGQHVQLKPDVLEPRFGWRGQSRDSIGTVLCVDDDGILRVGFPGASRGWRADPAEIVRVEEYKVGNWVRIRPSLTVAVHGMESITPGSVGIVYSIRPDSSLLLGLCYLSSPWLCEPEEVEHVDPFKIGDQVCVKRSVAEPRYAWGGETHHSVGKIIDIESDGLLIIDIPNRAVHWQADPSDMEKIEKFKVGDWVRVKATVPSPKYGWEDVTRSSIGVVHSLEEDGDMGVAFCFRSKPFSCSVADVEKAQPFEVGEKIHVLPSISQPRLGWSNETAATIGAISRIDMDGTLNVKVSGRNSLWKVAPGDAERLSAFEVGDWVRLKSSIGSRPTYDWSVGKISIAVVHSIQDSGYLELAGCFRKGKWLTHNTEIDKVEPLKIGHHVRFRAGITEPRWGWRDAKPDSRGIIAGVHADGEVRVAFFGVPGLWKGDPADLEIEQVYEVGEWVRLRNNADDWKSLKPGSIGVVHGIGYEDDVWDGTIHVAFCGEQERWIGPSSQLEGVSKFVVGQRVRVKLCIRQPRFGWSNHNHSSIGTISSIDADGKLRIHTPAGARAWLIDPAEVEKVEEEEEVCVGDWVKVKDCVATPTYQWGDVNHNSIGVVHRAEDGELWVAFCFCERQWLCKRWEVEKVRPFRLGDRVRIRPGLVTPRWGWGEETYESKGEVVGVDANGKLRIKFRWRDGLWIGDPADIVLDDIPSLTEASNGFCS from the exons atgCGGGTGCCGTGCTGCTCGCTGTGCCACGTGCGgtacgacgaggaggagcgcgcgccgctgctgctccactGCGGCCATGGCTTCTGCCGCGCGTGCCTCGCCCGGATGCTCGCCAACGCCGCGGGCGCCGTGCTGGCGTGCCCGCGGTGCCGCCACCCCACCGCCGTCGGCAACTCCGTCTCCGCGCTGCGGAAGAACTTCCCCATCCTCTCGCTGCTGTCGTCGTCCCCGTCGTCGCCCTCGTTCCTCCACTCCGACTCCGGCGGCTCTTCCTCCGAcggctccgacgacgacgacgacgacttcttcggccggcccagccgCCGATCCTCCgccgcgggggcgggggcgggggcggcggcgccgtcgctgcAGCCCGCCGGCTGCGCCTCGTTCGACCTCGCCTCGCATCCGGACCTCAAGCTCGCCCGCCGCATCGGGAGCGGGCCGCCGGGCCCCGCGGGGCAGGAGGTGTGGTCCGGCACGCTGTCTCgtggtggtgggggaggtggggccAAGAGGTGTAAGCATCCGGTGGCGGTGAAGAGGGTGCCCGTGACCGCGGGGGATGTGCTTGAGGGCGTtcaggaggaggtggagcggcTGAGGCGCGCCGCGACGTGGTGCCGGAATGTTACCACGTTCCATGGTGCTGTGAGGGTCGGCGGGCACCTCTGCTTCGTGATGGATCGGTACGCGGGGTCTGTGCAGACAGAAATGCGACAGAATGGCGGTCGCCTAACGTTGGAGCAGATCCTCAG ATATGGAGCAGATATTGCTCGTGGAGTAGCAGAACTCCATGCAGCAGGTATTGTTTGTATGAGTATAAAGCCGTCAAATATCCTTTTGGATACAAATGGGCATGCAGTTGTTTCCGACTATGGTCTTTCGGCCATTCTTAAGAACCTCACTAGTCGTAGAGTGTCTGATGATTCCAACATGGTTGGCTTGGATGCTACACTTCTTAGCCCCAATTATACAGCTCCTGAGGCTTGGGTGCCATTGAAGAAGTCAATGAATCTGTTTTGGGACAGTGCAAATGGAATATTACCAGAGTCAGATGCATGGAGTTTTGGATGTACACTTGTGGAAATGTGTACTGGTGCTGTTCC ATGGGCTGGGCTAAGTGCAGAGGAAATTTGTAAGTCTGTTGTAAAAGAGAGGAAGCCACCGCCTCAATATTCAAGGGTAGTCGGTGTAGGACTTCCTGGGGAGCTCTGGAAGATGATTGGTGACTGTTTGCAGTTCAAACCTTCAAGAAGACCATCTTTCCAGGACATGCTAAAAACTTTTCTGAGGCATCTTCTAGATATACCAAGGAGCCCACCTGCAAGTCCTGAAAA TGATTTCACAAATGCAAGCATGCCCAACGGTACGGATGTGCCGCCAGCCTCAGTTCTGGACATGGTCCAGGACAATCCAAATGCTTTGCATCATCTTGTATGTGAAGGAGATGCTGCTGGTGTTAG GAATCTTCTTGCAGAAGCTGCCTCAGATGGAAATGGCCGTTTAATTCGTTCGCTCTTGGAAGCACAGAATGCAGATGGATATACTGCCCTACATTTAGCATGCCGAAGAGGCTCAGCAGAAATTGTTGAAGCTATTGTGGCTTATCAAGAGAATGTGGACTTGTTAGATAAGAATGAAAATCCTCCAATAATATTTGCTATGGCTGCTGGCTCTCCACAGTGTGTTCGCGCACTTGTAAGGAGATCTTCTGATGTTAATTCGAGGCTTAGAGAAGGTCTTGGTCCTACTCTTGCTCATGTTTGTGCTCATCATGGCCAACCAGAGTGCATGCGG GAATTGCTCATGGCTGGAGCTGATCCTAATGCAGTAGACGGAGAAGGCGAATCTATCCTGCATATTGCTGTGGCCAAGAGATATACTGATTGTGCTATCGTCTTATTGGAAAATGGTGGTTGCAGGTCTATGGGCATACCAAATTCTGTGAATAAAAC GCCATTGCATTTATGTATTGAAACATGGAATGCGGATGTGGTGAAAAGATGGGTTGAAGTTGCATCTGAAGAGGAGATAGCTGAAGCAATTGATGTACCTAGCCCTGTTGGGACTGCTTTGTGCATGGCAGCTGCTCTTAAAAAAGAGCACGAGAAAG AGGGTCGAGAGTTAGTACGGGTATTGCTTTCTGCTGGTGCTGATCCCACAGCACAAGATGACCCACACTGTCGAACTGCACTGCATACTGCAGCAATGATCAATGATGCAGAATTGGTTAAG ATTATTTTGGAAGCTGGAGTTGATGTAAATATAAGAAATGCTCAGAATACAACACCACTTCTCGTTGCACTGAACAGAGGTGCAAACTCCTGTGTTGGTTTGCTTTTAGCTGCTGGAGCAAACTGCAATCTACAG gatgacgacggcgataaCGCTTTCCACATAGCTGCTGATGCGGCTAAAATGATACGTGAAAACCTCTCATGGATTGTTCAAATGTTACAACAGCCATCGCCGGCTGTTGATGTGAGAAACCACAG AGGCTGGACATTGCGAGATTTTCTGGAGAGGCTCCCACGAGAATGGATTTCTGAAGAACTGATGGAAACTTTAGAAGAAAAAGGAGTTCATCTCACCCCAACCAT ATATGAGTTCGCAGATTGGGTGAAATTTAGAAGAACAGTTACTGAACCAGCTTTTGGCTGGCAAGGTGCAGGACCCAGAAGCATTGGTTTTGTTCAGTCTGTTGTAGACCATGACCACCTTGTTGTGTCATTTTGTTCTGGAGAAGCCCGCGTTTTGACGAGTGAAGTTATCAAAGTCATTCCATTAAATAGGGGCCAACATGTGCAGCTCAAACCTGATGTTTTGGAGCCTAG ATTTGGATGGCGTGGTCAGTCACGAGATAGCATTGGGACAGTTCTCTGTGTTGATGATGATGGAATCTTGAGGGTTGGTTTTCCGGGAGCTTCTAGGGGATGGAGAGCTGATCCTGCTGAAATTGTAAGGGTTGAAGAATATAAGGTTGGTAACTGGGTTCGGATTCGTCCCTCATTAACGGTTGCTGTACATGGCATGGAATCTATTACTCCTGGAAGTGTTGGTATTGTCTACTCAATCAGGCCAGACAGCAGTCTTCTATTGGGACTTTGCTATTTGTCAAGTCCATGGCTTTGTGAACCAGAGGAggttgaacatgttgatcccttCAAG ATTGGTGACCAAGTATGCGTAAAAAGGTCTGTTGCAGAGCCTAGATATGCCTGGGGTGGTGAAACCCATCATAGCGTGGGAAAAATAATTGACATTGAGAGTGATGGGCTACTCATAATTGATATTCCTAACCGGGCTGTACATTGGCAGGCAGATCCATCAGACATGGAAAAGATAGAAAAGTTTAAG GTCGGTGATTGGGTTAGAGTGAAGGCAACAGTACCATCCCCTAAATATGGCTGGGAGGATGTGACTCGTAGCAGTATTGGGGTGGTTCATAGTCTAGAAGAAGATGGAGATATGGGTGTTGCTTTCTGCTTCAGAAGCAAGCCTTTTTCTTGCTCAGTTGCAGATGTGGAGAAGGCACAGCCTTTTGAGGTAGGAGAAAAAATTCATGTGTTACCTTCAATATCTCAGCCTCGCCTTGGATGGTCAAATGAAACTGCAGCAACCATTGGGGCTATCTCAAGGATAGACATGGATGGGACTCTAAATGTCAAGGTGTCTGGCAGAAATAGCTTGTGGAAGGTAGCTCCAGGTGATGCTGAGAGGCTTTCGGCTTTTGAGGTTGGAGACTGGGTGCGGTTGAAATCTAGTATTGGGAGCAGGCCTACTTATGACTGGAGTGTTGGGAAAATAAGTATTGCAGTAGTTCATAGCATTCAAGACTCTGGTTACCTGGAGTTGGCTGGTTGTTTCAGGAAAGGGAAATGGTTAACTCATAACACAGAAATTGATAAAGTAGAGCCTCTCAAGATTGGTCATCATGTTCGGTTCCGTGCTGGAATTACAGAGCCCAGATGGGGATGGAGAGATGCAAAGCCTGATTCCAGAGGCATAATTGCTGGTGTCCATGCTGATGGAGAAGTAAGAGTAGCCTTCTTTGGTGTGCCTGGGCTGTGGAAAGGTGATCCTGCAGATCTTGAGATTGAGCAAGTTTATGAGGTGGGTGAATGGGTTAGGCTGAGAAATAATGCAGATGATTGGAAGTCGCTCAAACCAGGTAGCATTGGCGTGGTACATGGGATTGGATATGAAGATGATGTCTGGGATGGAACCATTCATGTGGCATTTTGTGGTGAGCAGGAAAGGTGGATAGGGCCTTCAAGCCAGCTTGAAGGAGTCAGCAAGTTTGTCGTTGGGCAGCGCGTGCGGGTCAAACTCTGTATCCGCCAGCCAAGATTTGGCTGGTCTAATCATAATCATTCTAGTATAGGGACCATCTCATCTATTGATGCTGATGGGAAGCTTAGGATTCATACACCCGCTGGTGCGAGAGCTTGGTTGATAGACCCAGCGGAGGTTGAAaaggtggaggaagaggaagaagtctGTGTCGGGGACTGGGTAAAGGTTAAGGATTGTGTTGCGACCCCCACATATCAGTGGGGTGACGTGAACCATAATAGCATAGGGGTAGTCCACCGGGCCGAGGATGGTGAACTTTGGGTTGCCTTCTGTTTCTGTGAAAGACAATGGTTGTGCAAAAGGTGGGAAGTGGAGAAGGTGAGGCCATTCCGATTAGGGGACAGAGTACGGATACGACCTGGCCTTGTAACCCCACGTTGGGGATGGGGGGAGGAGACATATGAGAGTAAAGGTGAGGTTGTAGGCGTTGATGCAAATGGGAAACTGAGGATCAAGTTCAGATGGAGGGATGGGCTTTGGATTGGAGATCCTGCCGATATCGTTCTTGATGATATCCCATCACTGACAGAGGCTTCTAATGGCTTTTGTTCATAG